In Acidaminococcus fermentans DSM 20731, one genomic interval encodes:
- a CDS encoding YifB family Mg chelatase-like AAA ATPase: MYARTWGETTRGINGEMVTVEVDVTNGMPAFEMVGLPDTAVKEARERVKAAVKNSGFRFPDTHITVNLAPADLKKDGAGLDLPIALGVLAAKKYVKLPEPMPVFAGELALDGSLRPVNGILPMILRARAEGLPSMFIPTGNATEGELVDGIAVYTADNLGQIVDHFQGKQVLEPLAKKVLELEKPLEDTVDFADVQGQKVAKRALEIAAAGGHNVLMVGAPGAGKTMLARRLPSILPPMTEEEALEVTKIYSISGLLKGRHGIMVERPFRSPHHTVSQSALIGGGSIPHPGEVTLSHHGVLFLDELPEFSRSALEVLRQPLEDGMVTISRVQASLTYPARFILVAAQNPCPCGFWGEEDNLHQCTCRPGDIARYQKKISGPLLDRIDIQIHVPRLQYQEMKSRKKEESSAVIRQRVVAARQIQRERLKGTHLFCNASMGRREVKAFCPLTPQAEALLEKYFVSLGLSARSHDRIIKVARTIADLAGSREITPLHLGEAIQLRTSIQG, encoded by the coding sequence ATGTATGCACGGACCTGGGGGGAGACCACCCGAGGCATCAACGGAGAAATGGTTACGGTGGAGGTGGATGTGACCAACGGCATGCCGGCTTTTGAAATGGTGGGCCTTCCGGATACGGCGGTGAAAGAAGCCCGGGAGCGGGTGAAGGCGGCAGTGAAGAACTCCGGCTTCCGGTTTCCCGATACCCACATTACCGTCAACCTGGCCCCGGCAGACCTGAAAAAAGACGGAGCCGGACTGGATTTGCCCATCGCCCTGGGGGTGCTGGCGGCTAAAAAATACGTGAAACTGCCGGAACCCATGCCGGTATTTGCAGGAGAACTGGCCCTGGACGGGTCCCTGCGGCCGGTGAACGGGATCCTGCCCATGATCCTCCGGGCCCGGGCGGAAGGCCTGCCTTCCATGTTCATCCCTACCGGCAATGCCACGGAAGGAGAACTGGTGGACGGGATTGCCGTGTATACCGCGGACAATCTGGGGCAGATTGTGGATCATTTCCAGGGGAAACAGGTTCTGGAACCCCTGGCCAAGAAAGTGCTGGAACTGGAAAAGCCCTTGGAGGATACGGTGGATTTTGCCGATGTCCAGGGGCAGAAGGTGGCCAAACGGGCTCTGGAAATCGCCGCTGCCGGAGGACACAATGTGCTGATGGTGGGAGCTCCCGGTGCGGGCAAGACCATGCTGGCCCGCCGTCTGCCTTCCATCCTGCCTCCCATGACGGAAGAAGAGGCTCTGGAAGTGACCAAAATCTACAGCATCTCCGGGCTGCTGAAGGGTCGCCACGGCATCATGGTGGAACGGCCCTTCCGGAGTCCCCATCATACCGTGTCCCAGTCGGCCCTGATCGGCGGGGGCAGCATCCCCCATCCGGGAGAGGTGACCCTCAGCCACCATGGGGTCCTGTTCCTGGATGAACTGCCGGAATTTTCCCGGAGTGCTCTGGAAGTGCTCCGGCAGCCTCTGGAAGACGGGATGGTCACCATCAGCCGGGTCCAGGCGTCCCTGACCTATCCTGCCCGGTTCATCCTGGTGGCGGCCCAGAACCCCTGTCCCTGCGGTTTCTGGGGAGAAGAGGACAATCTCCATCAGTGCACCTGCCGGCCCGGGGATATTGCCCGGTATCAGAAAAAAATCTCCGGTCCACTGTTGGACCGGATCGATATCCAGATCCATGTGCCCCGGCTCCAGTACCAGGAGATGAAAAGCCGGAAAAAAGAAGAAAGTTCAGCGGTGATCCGGCAGCGGGTGGTGGCGGCCCGGCAGATCCAGCGGGAACGGCTGAAAGGGACCCATCTTTTCTGCAACGCCAGCATGGGACGGAGGGAAGTGAAAGCCTTTTGTCCCCTGACTCCGCAGGCGGAAGCCCTGCTGGAAAAATATTTCGTCAGCCTGGGGCTCAGCGCCCGGAGCCATGACCGGATCATCAAAGTGGCCCGGACCATCGCGGATCTGGCCGGCAGCCGGGAAATCACACCCCTCCATCTGGGGGAAGCCATCCAGCTGCGGACCAGTATCCAGGGATAG
- a CDS encoding YraN family protein, whose protein sequence is MVHQRRRFGNWGEDAAVRYLETRGYEILDRNYRSSWGEIDIIARYRGVLAFVEVKTRHSLKFGRPAAAVTREKQIRLRKTAWCYLRENQVFRYRSRFDIIEILDLYGKISLNHLKNCF, encoded by the coding sequence ATGGTCCACCAGCGCCGCCGATTTGGCAACTGGGGAGAGGATGCGGCTGTCCGCTATCTGGAAACCCGGGGGTATGAAATCCTGGATCGGAACTACCGGAGCAGCTGGGGAGAAATCGACATCATTGCCCGGTACCGGGGCGTCCTGGCTTTTGTGGAAGTGAAGACCCGGCACAGTCTGAAATTCGGCCGTCCCGCTGCGGCCGTGACCCGGGAAAAACAGATCCGTCTCCGGAAAACCGCCTGGTGCTATCTCAGGGAAAACCAGGTGTTCCGGTACCGGAGCCGGTTCGATATCATCGAAATCCTGGATCTGTATGGGAAAATTTCTCTGAATCATTTGAAGAATTGTTTTTAA